One stretch of Brassica rapa cultivar Chiifu-401-42 unplaced genomic scaffold, CAAS_Brap_v3.01 Scaffold0772, whole genome shotgun sequence DNA includes these proteins:
- the LOC117130998 gene encoding uncharacterized protein LOC117130998, producing the protein MDRTISHLSIVTTSSLPSLEQAVDFPQNVGNRLHFTILLYDKDELQDQEHITLTAALKSLIHPFALSFKYSQITGLPHGIGGDLLLLVCLEPGAQQPRGLRFLNRLLHTRTFPLLHTMVGLPLVCLEPGAQQPRGLRFLNQLLHTSIFPLLHTMVQVVLLSWIGGE; encoded by the exons ATGGACAGAACCATAAGTCATCTCTCCATTGTCACAACATCCTCTCTACCCTCTTTGGAGCAGGCTGTGGACTTCCCACAGAATGTTGGCAACAGGCTTCATTTTACCATTCTATTGTATGATAAGGATGAACTTCAAGACCAGGAGCACATCACCCTAACAGCTGCGCTTAAATCACTGATCCATCCTTTTGCTTTAAGCTTCAAGTACTCTCAGATCACCGGCCTTCCTCATGGCATAGGTggtgaccttcttcttcttgtgtgccttgaaccaggagctcaacaacctcgtggcctgcgcttcttaaaccggcttctacacacaagaaccttcccattgctccacacaatggttggtcttccgcttgtatgtcttgaaccaggagctcaacaacctcgtggcctgcgcttcttaaaccagcttctacacacaagtatcttcccattgctccacacaatggttcaA GTCGTCCTCTTGTCTTGGATAGGTGGTGAGTAA